The window TTGTTGGTTCGAAGCATATTTCGCCTGGTTTAATAAAACGAATTTGCCAACTACCCTGATTTATCAAAAGCAGAGCAACCCCCTTTCGAACCAATACTTTGTTAGGCAGCGTACCAGATATGGCAACGCTTTGCATCATCTAGATAGTGCTTCAGGCATGAAAGCCTACGAAGAAGCCCTGGCCAAAAATCATTTGCTGATTGTCAGTCTCGATCAGCGCTACAGCGCCAAGGGTACAGACGTCCTCTTCTTCGACACCCCGCTCAAGTGCGCTAAAGGTACCGCTGTTCTGCATATGCGGACCAAGGCCCCGGTACTGACAAGCGTCTACTATATGAAGAATGGTAAGCTTCACATCGATTTCGACTCTGTTGATTTGCCCGATTATACGGAGATAAGTGAAGACGCTATCCAGGATCTCACCACCCGTGCCATCAGCAAGTATGAAATGCACATCCGCAATTACCCTGAACAATGGTTCAGCCTTTTTCACAAACTCTGGACGAAAAAGGGTTATGACAAGGTCAGTAGAAATTTTCGGGATCTCATTTTTTCTTAACCCTAAAACTATATCAAGGCAACATTTCACTCCACCTTGATTTTACGGTACAATACCGTGATGCGACACTGGGATATATCGCATATCATACTCCTTTCTGCAAAATACAGCTTTGGGATTCTGCTGAAGTGGTGTAATACTAAGCGATTTTCCAATCGCTGTTTGGCCGTAGCTGAAGCAATTGCCGGTCATTAAAAAGCGAGAATTCTTAATATAATTCACATAACACATGTCTAATAAAGAAATTCTCAAGAAACTGTATCAAGTAATACGTCCCTATCGAGTTCAGCTGGCAGTGGCAATGGTCACCATGATCTTCTTTGCCTCTTCCACAGCCGGGCAAGCGTATATCCTGAAACCAGTAATCGACCAGATTTTTGTCGAAAAGGACCTCTCTGCTCTCGCAATGTTGCCTTTCGGTATAATCGGCATCTTTCTCCTGAAATCGATTACCTATTATATTTACACATTCCTGCTGGAGAGAGTTGGTCAGTCTGTCATTCGCGACATGCGAATTCGAGTCTTTCACCATATCCACCAGCAGCCTGTCTCTTTTTATAACGACTACTCGACCGGTACTCTGATTTCGCGAGTCATATCTGATGTCTCTCTCATGCAGCAGGCTGTATCCAATGCCCTCGTGAGCTGTATCAGGGATACCTTTTCTGTAATATTTCTCATCGGCTTAGTCTTCTTCCTGAACTGGCGCCTCTCCCTGGTCATCTTTATTATCCTGCCTATTGCCGCAACGGCCATAGTGAAGTTTGGTAAAATTTTCAGAAAACTCAGTCGACGTTCCCAGGAAGAGACAGCAAAGGTTTCAGACAGACTTTATGAATCCATTACCGGCAACCGAATTGTAAAGGCCTTTACCCGCGAAGATTACGAAGATCAGCGCTTTGGCAACCAGATTAACACCCTTTTCAACATCACCATCAAGGATGCAAAGTATCGTACTATGCAGCATCCGATCATGGAACTGATTGGCGGTCTGGCCATCGCTCTCATTATCTGGTTTGGTGGTAAGGAAGTCATCCAGGGGACCGCAACACCTGGTACCTTTTTTGCCTTTATCACTGCACTTATTGCCGCCTATGAGCCGATTAAAGGTATCAGCAATATCAATCCTGCTATTCAAAGAGGACTTGCTGCCTCAACCAGGGTTTTTGAGTTGCTGGATATAGAACCTGCCATTAAAGACAAACCGGGCGCTCAAGAGCTGAAACCGTTTACCAATTCCATCGATTTTAAAGATGTCAACTTCAGCTACGAAGATGGTACCCAGGTTATCCAGGGGTTGAACCTCACGGTACCCAAAGGTGAGGCCCTGGCTATTGTTGGTTCAAGCGGTGGCGGCAAGACCACTCTTACCAACCTGATCCCACGCTTTTTAGATATAAACGAAGGGCAGATCCAGATAGATGGCGTAAATATACAGGATGTAACCTTATCATCCCTGCGCCGGCAAATAGCCATGGTTACCCAGCAGACCATTCTCTTTAATGACACTGTCCGCAACAATATTGCCTATGGTGATCTTGATGCTTCCGAGGAAGATATTCGCCGGGCAGCGTCTGCCGCCCATGCCCTTGACTTTATAAATAAACTACCAAATGGTCTTGATACTCTCATTGGAGAAGGCGGTGCCCGTCTCTCCGGTGGAGAACGTCAGCGTCTTTCTATCGCACGTGCAATTCTAAAGAATGCTCCTATACTCATTCTCGACGAAGCAACCTCCGCCCTTGACACCGAATCTGAGCGAGAGGTTCAAAAGGCTCTAGAAAACCTGATGAAGGATAAGACCACATTTGTCATTGCACATCGTTTATCTACTATAATAAACTGTGATAGAATCATAGTTGTAAAGGGTGGTAAAATAGTTGAGCAGGGATCACATAACCAACTTCTGGAGCTGAACGGCGAATACGAAACCCTATACAATATGCAATACACCTAGCCCCAATCTCCCACGAGATTGTAATCTCAACAGGGGCTGGCAAACAACCTTTGTCACAATAAACACGTTTCCTTCTGTGATATTTGCTGGATGATCCAGTTTTATCGCAGAAGGCATGCTGCAGTCAGCCGACCGCTATGACAAGAATGAAGCAATTCAGGAATGTTACTAGTATCGCCGGACAATACTCAGTCGTTGCGGCCTGTTTCGCAATACCGCTCTCAACTTCGGCCATGGGGCTGTTTGCCGGCCTGGCCCTGATCTTCTGGCTTCTTTCCGGTTGCATAACAACTCTGCCAAGAGATCTCATCCGCAACCCGGTAATACTAACCGCCACCGCGTTGTTCTTTTTACTGGCCGTTAGTACACTCTACTCTTCAGCATCGCTATCAACCAGTCTGGACGCCTTGATGAAATACAGGGAGTTGCTCTACCTCCCTGTGGTATTCGCTCTGCTGAACCAGCAAAGCCGATACGCAATATTAGCGAAAAACGCATTCATCGCAGGCTGCATCATACTTCTCTTCATTTCGTACGGGATGTATTTGTCGCTCATCCCCACCCATAAATTCGGATATTCCCTGCTCTTTCACATTACCCACAGCTTTTTCATGGCAATCCTGGGGTTCTTTGCCCTGCACAATGCCTTCGACTCAAAACGCTACCGTATAGTCTGGCTTATCGTATTCGCTTTAACGGCGTTCAATATAATTCAGGTAGCACCGGGAAGAACCGGCATGGTAACCTTTATCGCGCTGACCTTTCTGACTTTCGTCCAACGCATTTCTTCCCATCATCTGGTTCTGGCAACACTTGCGACTTTGGTCTTTTTTTCCACGGCATTTCTTTATTCGGACAATTTCTCATCCAGAACACAGATCGCTGTGGCAGAAATTCAGAATTACACACCGCAAAAATCACGAACCTCGATAGGTCAACGCTTTGACTGGTGGTTTAACAGTTTGGAAATGATTAAAACATCACCGCTATTCGGTCATGGTGTAGGATCTTTCGCCGTAGAACAGGCGAAACTCATTAAAGGCAAGCGTACCACCCCGACAGAAAACCCCCATAACGAATATCTTCTCCTTGGCAGCCAAATCGGTACAGTTGGTGTCGCTCTCTATATTATGCTGCTATCTTCCCTGCTCTATGGCGCGCGCAATCTTCCTGCACGACAGAAATACCTTCTTCAAGGCGTAGTTCTTGCCATGGCAATTGGATGCCTGATGAACTCGTTCCTATATGACTCACACCAGGGACACTTTTTTGCTCTTCTCTCTGGATTATTTCTGGCACAGACTTCCAGCAAAGTCCCCATTGAGAACACTCATCATCCTTGAGAACATCTGTTTTTTTATGTTAATACCTGTTATTTACATTCTCTATTCGATCAGTCGTTTTTAAAAGGAAAGAACAGTTTGACGCATGTACCCTCCCCTTCACCACTGCTCATGGTGATAGTGCCACCGTGCTCCTCAACAATTTTTGCAGAAAGCGCGAGTCCGAGTCCGGTCCCATCACTTTTTGTTGTGAAATAGGGATCAAAGACTTTTGACAGGTTTTCTTCAGCTACCCCGATACCACTATCTTCTATTTCACAACCGACCCCGGCGGCCTCAGTCGCCATGGTAATCGTCAACTCACCACCATCGGGCATAGCCTGGATCGCGTTCAGAAGCAGATTTAAAAATACCTGATTGATTTTGTCTTCATCCAGCTTGATCAAATCACCAGATTCGGGCAAGTCGGTGGTAAGCTTTATGGACATTGCTTCCGCATCAACAGCCACCAGGCTAATAGCCTTGTTAAGAACATCTGATAACCTGACTGCAGTGAACTGTAATTGACCAGGTCGTGCGTAGTCGAGTAGTTCACCAATGCTGCGATTCAACCGTTCGACTTCCTGCACCAGAATGTCTGCGGTCTCCTTGCCCCTCTCATCTTCAGGTACTTTCCCCTTCAATAACAGCGCAAGACCTTTGATAGAACTCAACGGGTTTCGGAGTTCGTGGGCAACGCCTGCCGCCATCTTGCCAAGGGCTGCGAGCCGCTCAGTTCGACGCAACTCACCTTCCAGCTTCCGCAACTCACTGATATCCTGCAGGAGCAACACATCACCGGAAAATTCACCCTGGGAATCAGCAACTGTAAGCGCGGTTAGAAGAAGAGCTCTCTTTTGCCCATCTGCAAATTGGATTTCCCGCTCAGCTGCTCTCGCCCCAAGGTGTGAATCTTCGCCAGAGTGTTCAAGAAAATTCTGGTAAAGTTCCTCTGGCAGAACCTGCTCAATTTTTCTATTCAACAAGCTCTCTGCTTTGATGCCGGAGATACGCTCTGCAGCCTCATTAACAATCTGCACATCACCGTCCGAATTTGTGGCAATCAGGCCTATCGGCAATGATCCTACGAGCATATCATTAAAAGCCCGAACTCTTTGCAGTCTGTTTTGAGTCCCCCTGAATCCTTGCAGGGTAAGCAGTGAAAGCCAACCACCAACACCGACAAGCAACAGCACAACCGAAAGAATGACGATCTGCCAAAGCTGGCGGGCAACAGCGTTATCAAAAGCTTCCAAATCGAGCTCAACGACTATGGCAAATCCCTTATTCACCGCACCGGGCAACGCCGGAGTGCTACCAGCGTCATTCCCGCCTCTATGCATATGGGCCGGCATACGCATGTTTTGTGGGTTCCCTGGAAAAGCTCCCCGTAATCTCGGAGTGAATACCCTGGCAATTTGGAATCCCTGCTTGGAACCTTCACGGTGCATACGAAAAACATAGTCGCCGCCTATGCTTTTCTGCACAAATTCCTCTAGATCCGTGTCATATTTGCGACCAACACGTTTGGAATCCGTTGCGGCCAATACTACACCACTGGAGTCGAGCAGCTCGACAAAATGAATGTCACTCTGCTCCTGAAGTTGGTTGATTACCTCCTGGACATGATCCACCCAATCAACTGCTGATTGGGTGGACATATCCCTCCTGCCCTGCCAGCCTGCACGCATTGAAACGCGCACACCGGTATCGAGAAAACGTATAACCGACAAACCCTTCTGCACCAGGGCTTCGGTCATGAGCTCTTTTTCGCGATTATAATTAGACACCGCGAAAGCACCGATAATAAAGGTCAGCAAGGTACAGGCAGCAGCCAGTATCCAGGGGCTGACGCTGGCAAGATGTCTTTTCATCATCAAAAACTCCGACTACTCATCTGAATAGTTCAATATTTTCTGCAGAATAACTTTTGAAATCATATAGGTCGGTACTACTCCTTCATCCCCCATAGGGCCTGAAGCAAGAGTCTGCCCACTAACAAGTGGGTTATCTGACGCATAGTAGGCATACCTGGTTTTCATGTCACCGGTAATATGCCCTTGAATTATCGCAGCACTTATTGCCCTTTGATAATGCCCGCCCTCCATCTCAAGACCTATGGCTTTCCAGCTTGAGGCATGAAACCGTTCAAGGACATCACGGTTCTGCAGGGAGGTACCGAGGACAGTCACCATTGGCCCCGAAAATACACTTACCCCATTTTCAAAATCACCTATCTCCAGGTCGTTGTTCACTATGTAATTGTGCGGGGTACCTTCCATAACATGAGCGGTCGCCAACATTATGTCGCCCTTTTTTCCCGGCAGAATTCCGGCTTTCCCCATAATAGAGATAGACTCAACATTAAAAGTGATCATCTGGTCATCAAGGTGGCACGGACAAAGCAACTCATCCATAACCTCGAAAGCCTGGGTACCAAAAGCGTAGTCCATCACCACCACCACAGGCTTTTGTTCCTTAATCAGGTGCACATTCACCTTAAGGCATGGATGCATTGCAGATTCATCAATAAGCGAGGTATCTATTATGTGTACGTCGATGTTAGAACCAGAATGATCTTCATGGACATAGAAACCATGATTTTCAGCATAACTCTCGACCTCTTCCTCCCGGTCTCTCAGCAGCTTTACCGTCTGATACAAATCAGAGGGCAATTCCTTGCCTTCTTCCTTCAGCGCACCAGGACCATAAACCACGTTTCGTATTGAATGCATATTGGCGCTGATCACGTGCAAGGGCCTGTCCTTAAAACCAAGCTCAAACAGACGCTCTTTCAATGATTGTGCCCAGATAGTGGCATATTTATGCTGACCGATAACCTCTCGCAAAGACGGGGTGAAATATACTGAAAGTTCGCTATTCTGATGATTCTCTTCGTCAATTACCCTCTTCCCGATGGTGTATATAATTTTAAAGAGGCCGTTATTGCTTTGATATCTATCTTTATTGCGATTCAGATACTCATAGGTATCCCGTGTTTCTTTATAAGTTCGGCCTAGAATAATAGAGAGATTCCAGATTGCCTGGTCAAGTTCACCACCTGTCATTTTTCGGTTTTCGAGCACAATCTTCTCAAGCTCTTTCCATTCCGAAGTAGTGCCTTCGAGTCGGTTGCATGCCTGGTGGTATATCTTATGCGCTTCGATATTTAAGAATGTAATGTGAGTCAGGATGTCATATATTTCACTCAACCCCCTGGTTATGACAAAGCACATCTCAGTGTCAGAAACTGCATAGGATACTCGCCTTCTCTTTAATGGCACTATCCTGGTAAAAGCTGTATCGTGAAAATCTTCCTGGGCAGTTAAGATGAGCTTCGTACATTGCTCAATCCCACAGGGCATACGATCAATTACATATTCAAGCCCCTTCAGTTCAACAATTCGTGGATCCGTCATCGAGCCATAAATTTCCGGGCTCAACATTTTCAAGGCTTCGGCCAGCTTTTCTCCAGCTTTACCTGATGGGGTATATGAGCCTTGAAGAATCAGTGAATCTGCAATGGTTTTAAAGGTACGAATTGCGGTACGTGCTATATGTGATTTTGAAGGTTCCTGCATTGGCATCACCTGTTTACTAAGCGAGTTGACCTATTCAGCGGCTGCCATTCCAATAATGGAACTTAAAGAATAGTTCCCACGGCAACCTCCTTAATTCTTTCTGGAATTGATCATACCAGTTCAGTTACTATTTTCTGAACTATTTTTCCTGGAAAAGGAGTGCATTGGGCGCAAAAAAAACAGGAAACGAACGAGACAGAACACGGGTTGCCAACGATACAACCTGAAACACGCTTGCAATCGCAGTCTATGGGAAGAGAAGCGGTGATGATGAAAAGATGAGCCGAGACAGAACCGGGGGCTGAACCTGTCGCAGCCCCCACCACCCATCTAGAGAAATCGCTGAAGAGCTTCAATCAGTTCTTGCCTGCCCTGGCCCGTTTTTGAAGAAAAAAGAACTCGTTGGGAAGGAGTAATGCCGTGACCCGCATCAAGCATTTTGGCATTTTTGACCCGGTCATTGCCAGATACCTTATCAATTTTGGTGTATACAGGCAAAAATGGAATGTTTTTCTGGCTGAGCCAGGTGAGTAACTGGGTATCCTGCTGCTTCGGAGCATGACGGATATCCAGGATGACAACCACGCAATGTAATGTCTTGCGAGTTTCCAGATAGCGGGTAATCAATCCTTGCCAGGCATTCTGCATGTCTTTTGAGACTCTGGCAAAACCATAACCAGGGAGATCGACCAGATGGTACTGGTTATCGACCAGAAAGTAGTTCAAACCCTGCGTTTTTCCGGGTCGCCCACTCACCTTGACCATCGATTTACGGCCAATAAGCGTATTCATCAGGCTGGACTTGCCAACATTAGAACGCCCTGCAAATGCTATCTCCGGCAATTCTTCAGGGGGCAGCTGTTTGTCACTATGGACACTCAGTAAAAATTTAATGTCATGAAAAGTCATTTTTTCCCCTTATAAAAAATAAGAACCTGTACCGTTATCAGGATGTTCTATTATACGGCCAGGTTCATATTTTGAGCAAATTTACAGGATAAATCAAGCTGGTCGACATATCGGCAACCAGAGTAACCAGATTCTACTGAACCGGGTTACACCAGTCATTATTTTTCCTGCTTAGATTACTTTGTTGAGCGGATATTCAATAATACCCTCTGCGCCCTTTTTAATGAGCGCTGGAATCAAGTCGCGAACAACATCCTCGCTCACCACGGTCTCCACAGAAAACCAATCAGTATTATAGAGATTTGCAATG of the Desulfosediminicola ganghwensis genome contains:
- a CDS encoding O-antigen ligase family protein, with amino-acid sequence MTRMKQFRNVTSIAGQYSVVAACFAIPLSTSAMGLFAGLALIFWLLSGCITTLPRDLIRNPVILTATALFFLLAVSTLYSSASLSTSLDALMKYRELLYLPVVFALLNQQSRYAILAKNAFIAGCIILLFISYGMYLSLIPTHKFGYSLLFHITHSFFMAILGFFALHNAFDSKRYRIVWLIVFALTAFNIIQVAPGRTGMVTFIALTFLTFVQRISSHHLVLATLATLVFFSTAFLYSDNFSSRTQIAVAEIQNYTPQKSRTSIGQRFDWWFNSLEMIKTSPLFGHGVGSFAVEQAKLIKGKRTTPTENPHNEYLLLGSQIGTVGVALYIMLLSSLLYGARNLPARQKYLLQGVVLAMAIGCLMNSFLYDSHQGHFFALLSGLFLAQTSSKVPIENTHHP
- a CDS encoding DUF6909 family protein — protein: MQEPSKSHIARTAIRTFKTIADSLILQGSYTPSGKAGEKLAEALKMLSPEIYGSMTDPRIVELKGLEYVIDRMPCGIEQCTKLILTAQEDFHDTAFTRIVPLKRRRVSYAVSDTEMCFVITRGLSEIYDILTHITFLNIEAHKIYHQACNRLEGTTSEWKELEKIVLENRKMTGGELDQAIWNLSIILGRTYKETRDTYEYLNRNKDRYQSNNGLFKIIYTIGKRVIDEENHQNSELSVYFTPSLREVIGQHKYATIWAQSLKERLFELGFKDRPLHVISANMHSIRNVVYGPGALKEEGKELPSDLYQTVKLLRDREEEVESYAENHGFYVHEDHSGSNIDVHIIDTSLIDESAMHPCLKVNVHLIKEQKPVVVVMDYAFGTQAFEVMDELLCPCHLDDQMITFNVESISIMGKAGILPGKKGDIMLATAHVMEGTPHNYIVNNDLEIGDFENGVSVFSGPMVTVLGTSLQNRDVLERFHASSWKAIGLEMEGGHYQRAISAAIIQGHITGDMKTRYAYYASDNPLVSGQTLASGPMGDEGVVPTYMISKVILQKILNYSDE
- the msbA gene encoding lipid A export permease/ATP-binding protein MsbA; amino-acid sequence: MSNKEILKKLYQVIRPYRVQLAVAMVTMIFFASSTAGQAYILKPVIDQIFVEKDLSALAMLPFGIIGIFLLKSITYYIYTFLLERVGQSVIRDMRIRVFHHIHQQPVSFYNDYSTGTLISRVISDVSLMQQAVSNALVSCIRDTFSVIFLIGLVFFLNWRLSLVIFIILPIAATAIVKFGKIFRKLSRRSQEETAKVSDRLYESITGNRIVKAFTREDYEDQRFGNQINTLFNITIKDAKYRTMQHPIMELIGGLAIALIIWFGGKEVIQGTATPGTFFAFITALIAAYEPIKGISNINPAIQRGLAASTRVFELLDIEPAIKDKPGAQELKPFTNSIDFKDVNFSYEDGTQVIQGLNLTVPKGEALAIVGSSGGGKTTLTNLIPRFLDINEGQIQIDGVNIQDVTLSSLRRQIAMVTQQTILFNDTVRNNIAYGDLDASEEDIRRAASAAHALDFINKLPNGLDTLIGEGGARLSGGERQRLSIARAILKNAPILILDEATSALDTESEREVQKALENLMKDKTTFVIAHRLSTIINCDRIIVVKGGKIVEQGSHNQLLELNGEYETLYNMQYT
- a CDS encoding two-component system sensor histidine kinase NtrB, with translation MMKRHLASVSPWILAAACTLLTFIIGAFAVSNYNREKELMTEALVQKGLSVIRFLDTGVRVSMRAGWQGRRDMSTQSAVDWVDHVQEVINQLQEQSDIHFVELLDSSGVVLAATDSKRVGRKYDTDLEEFVQKSIGGDYVFRMHREGSKQGFQIARVFTPRLRGAFPGNPQNMRMPAHMHRGGNDAGSTPALPGAVNKGFAIVVELDLEAFDNAVARQLWQIVILSVVLLLVGVGGWLSLLTLQGFRGTQNRLQRVRAFNDMLVGSLPIGLIATNSDGDVQIVNEAAERISGIKAESLLNRKIEQVLPEELYQNFLEHSGEDSHLGARAAEREIQFADGQKRALLLTALTVADSQGEFSGDVLLLQDISELRKLEGELRRTERLAALGKMAAGVAHELRNPLSSIKGLALLLKGKVPEDERGKETADILVQEVERLNRSIGELLDYARPGQLQFTAVRLSDVLNKAISLVAVDAEAMSIKLTTDLPESGDLIKLDEDKINQVFLNLLLNAIQAMPDGGELTITMATEAAGVGCEIEDSGIGVAEENLSKVFDPYFTTKSDGTGLGLALSAKIVEEHGGTITMSSGEGEGTCVKLFFPFKND
- a CDS encoding lysophospholipid acyltransferase family protein; protein product: MSISLKHRIEYGTLRSIIFIINLLPVPVILGFSGLLGRLAWIIYPFRLDVAYKNLSTILPGQPKKDRMGILRRTYIQFAQTFGLIFILHRKKMMEQIANAEISGLDKVEKALAQGKGAILTTYHGCWFEAYFAWFNKTNLPTTLIYQKQSNPLSNQYFVRQRTRYGNALHHLDSASGMKAYEEALAKNHLLIVSLDQRYSAKGTDVLFFDTPLKCAKGTAVLHMRTKAPVLTSVYYMKNGKLHIDFDSVDLPDYTEISEDAIQDLTTRAISKYEMHIRNYPEQWFSLFHKLWTKKGYDKVSRNFRDLIFS
- the yihA gene encoding ribosome biogenesis GTP-binding protein YihA/YsxC — translated: MTFHDIKFLLSVHSDKQLPPEELPEIAFAGRSNVGKSSLMNTLIGRKSMVKVSGRPGKTQGLNYFLVDNQYHLVDLPGYGFARVSKDMQNAWQGLITRYLETRKTLHCVVVILDIRHAPKQQDTQLLTWLSQKNIPFLPVYTKIDKVSGNDRVKNAKMLDAGHGITPSQRVLFSSKTGQGRQELIEALQRFL